DNA from Danio aesculapii chromosome 10, fDanAes4.1, whole genome shotgun sequence:
tcaaaataataaaatttagctGGTagcatataattaaaaaatgcatcattaaaaaaaaaccatATATTGTCTGTCCCATAGGCAGATAAAGGGAAACTGTGCTGAGTCCTTCACAGAGTATTGGACCTGTCTGGATTACTCTAACATGGCTGAGCTGCGCCGCTGCCGTAAACAGCAACATGAGTTTGATAACTGTGTGCTGGACAAACTGGGATGGAAGAGACCTGAGCTTGGAGAACTGTCCAAAGTGAGTCaatatttctattgttttttttattttgaagtttcTAACTGCAGTGACTGGCCAAAAACACATTTCTGCTGGTCAGCAGTGAGAGGCGTGTCTAGTAGCTATGGTGGAGAAATCAAAAAGAGGCAAAGTCTTGTTGTTTTGATGCTTTCAAAAATCAACACCGATTGGTAAAATTCATGTCGTGTAACTTTAATGTGGCAAATTCTTTTTAagcaaaagttatttattttcaatgtaattttttttatttcaatccaAATTCTGTCTTTCACACTTTTGGCCTCTCCCACAGGTGACCAAGGTGCAAACTGCTCGACCCTTGCCTGAAAATCCCTACCATTCTAGACCAAGACCCGAGCCCAACACTCCAATTGAGGCTGAGCTACAACCGGCCAAGCATGGCAGCCGCTTGTTCTTCTGGAACTGGTAAAAGAGTCTACCACTGTCTTATAAATAGCATGTTCTCCATCTACATGCTCCTGATGGGACAAGAGACAGTGTGCCAACGGTTGCGCTGTTATCCTAATGtgttgtgtagaaatgtttataaaTTTTGTTCTTCaattaaaaagatttaatttaaacTTCAGGTTgcattttgtgtgctttttatggtTTTGACTTAAGGCTGTACTGGGTTCAGTACAATTGAATGCATTCAGTCGAAGACAGCACGCAATAATTTGAGCTGTAAATAAAGcgataaaagaaataaatttgcAGGATAGACCTTATGAAgactaaggggccgatcacaccgaacgggCTTTTTGCGTAGAGAGgcacatcttttgaatggtttgctAACGACCATGAGCATTTTGTGTGCTGCTTATGGCCCTGCTTGCCTCACGTTTTAAGGGGCTGATCCCACCGAGCAgactttttgcattgagaggtgcTCTGTGCATTTTgcattttaaccgcctgctgcaccTCATGTTTTTGCCATTGTGTGctcccagtaaaaaaaaaaaacaaacaagaaaaagtgTTACATCAatcatttcattaatttgttcattctccaatcaaataaaaGAGGTTtacgttgaggtgacagcagtgtttgtgttgtcaagatgaccacagagacttttgaagatagagGAGAGACTGGTTGCGGTtttgagttatccagagctgtatgactttacaaatcttaaatatcacaatattattaaatattaaaattataccaatatcaacagaAAGACTCTCGCACAATAGACAACTTATTCAGTCgatgcctagtgacataaaaagcacacattgctttttttttgtcaacaaaaaggctTTTCGGTGGGCCTCATGTTATTTTCGGATGTAAATGTGCGTacagtgtgatcggcccctaactGCCTGTTGCACCACGCGTTTTCGCCATTACATGCTGTGAGTTCACAGttgaaaaagtcaactctgagtggaaaaagcatgttacatcagtcgtgtctttttcattctccaaacaaatgaaattagaggcggggtttccattgaggtgacagcagtgtttgtgttgtcaagacaacaacGAAGACTTTTAAAGATAAAGGAAAGACTAGTGGTTACAATTTTGAGTTTTTCGGAGCGGTATGACTCccaatcttgaatatcacaataataataaatattaaaattatatcaaTATCAACACCAACACTCGAGCACAATACCCAGCTGATCCAGtcattgcctagcgacataaaaagcaaaccacatttcttttttttttttttgtcaacaaaaaggcaatGTGGTACACCtcacgtttttggaacgtaaaagcaTGCTGCGCCACATGTTTTTGCCGTTACGCGCTGTGCGCTCGCAATTGAAATAAAAGTCAACCCTGGGCGAAAAAAGCACATTACGTCAGTCACGCCTTTTCATTCTTTAATCTATTGAAAGCAGAGgaggggtttccgttgaggtgacagcagtgtttgtgttgtcaagacaacaacGGAGACTTAAAGATGAAGGAGAGACTAgcggtcgctgtttcaagttatccagagctgtacgactttacaaatcttgaatatcacaatgttattaaatattacaattctgacaatatcaacagcaacactccatcacaatacacagctgatttagttgttgcctagtgacataaaaaaaacacactttttttgctttttttttttttttttttttttttttcattgcgcTGTGCCTCGTGTTTTTGGAAAGTAAAAGCGCGTTCGGTGTGATCATACCCTAATAAAAGCAAGGTAATAACAGAACTGAGTTTATAgttcacaattctgagtttaaatcTTGCAATTTTTCCTTGTTTGGGAATATAAATTCAGACATGCAAGAATTTCAAAAGAACCAATTAACTCACAAATGGCAGAAATGGATGCTGCTTTGATAAAAATGTTAGATATAATCAATAGTTATGAAAAATTCTGAGTTGTcgcatttacttttcattttatttcatattttttaattacactgtaaaaaaatcagggttccacacaattctttcatgttatcccaagttaacttaacaaatttaagtgaattgaacataaaacaattatgttctccaaaaaaaccctcaagaattgtgtttcagcaccttttaaataagtagtttaaacaagaagcaaaaataatttatttggagTGTACGTGGCAGAAACTGACCCCAAAAAGGCAAAACACTAttacaattaatacatttgttCTAGTGTGACTTGCATTAAAACATCAAATTTATAGATGAGTCTTTAAATTCACAACAAAAGTTGTACAAACGTCTATTAATTCtggatattaaatataattagaaTTACTAATATGCCTGCAGATCATCAGATACTTTTAGTATTCTTCTAGTATTTGACTTTTTGGAATGTGTGTTTTCTTATCATGTTGTGGCAGTCCGAATTGTTGATACGATCACACATTCACCCTTGTTATAAAGGTGCTTGCTTTCTTTCACCTGGCCTGCATTTCTGCGCAAACACCACCTTCCGTCTTAATTCATCAGTGCGCTGTGTGTTTCCAAACCAGATCATGACTGTGTAGTGTCATGGAGCTCTGAGTCCCCTCGGGTAAAGGCCAATTTCCCCCAGATCTCCCTCCTCACTTCCTTACCAGGGCCGTCTGAACAACACCACAGGTTCAAAGAGTCAGAAGTGCACAGACGCGGAGCAGCACAGGTCAATTGGCCCTACAGGCAACAGCACTGCTGCCTTAAGTAAATAAACCTGCGTGCGAAGCTTCGTtcttcagcatgtttttacaacAGGTTTTCAAATGACATGCAGGTAAAAGACGCTTATTGTGCTGCTGGATCATTTCCTATCAACTTTAAAATGTGGAGCATTTTTCTGGGAGGTCCAGcatgtgaaatttaataaaacCGTGGAACtgaatttgttctttttttttctcgcaAAATTTAGACTCGCCGTTGCTCCATTGGAAGTCAGACGTCATTCTGGTTGAAGTTCTCTTTGAAGAACAAAAGTAAGCTGATGTCAGATTGCAGTCTGGGAGGCAGTGCTGAATGTGCTGTGACGTTTTTTTGGCCGGAGAAACAGATTAGAGCAGAGCCAGCTTTGTGCCAGTTAACAGGGGGCGTATGGGATACGAGCCCTGCGGGTATCATATCAAGAGAAATGTGACACATATTTAGAGTAACGGTTAACACTGGGGCAAAACAATAACTCTAAACTGATAATAACAAGATTTGGAAGATGTAATTTGAGGTtgctttaaaaaagaaagttgttgTGCAGCAAGGTCGCTGCTAAAATTACCAGGGCCTGGGACGAATTTTTAAGGGGTCTCCCTGGATGATACTGCTTTACAGAAAATTGCGGTTTGagataaaataaagcaatacaccATGGGAGGATGTCTAATACAGTAACTGGGTTTCCATCACCTTGTGTAAATGCGCAATTTTAGGTATTGCATGagaaacgattgatggaaacgccaaatTTGATATCTAAAGGCCTactttcaaagtagtcgtgtcacagatgttttcacattgcattgactatctggggtagtattctgtcactgtttacactgcaagatggatcaggaggtttcacactgcatgacattacaataggagaatcggcgacaactttgtctcggtccacaaactacgtctcaacCAAATGCATGTGAGaaatgacatggaaacaatgtgAGGTCAAGTAAAGAAGAAggctttagtggggtagaaaatgtacgtATTTTGCTTACCTGGCTTTGCAGGGAATTACCAATTTTTGCCAACTTTTTCTTATTTCGACCGGGTTGTGAAATTGCTAAGATGAGCCGTGAAAAAGACACGGATGCTGCTGCCAAATTTCtactagtttttccttcatttcttgtGTCCAAATAGACCGAAAataagcgcttttaacttctcccaaccgcccgctggcctgcagatacccataccaGTGGATGCTgcgctctcattggctgtaggtaatcgccgatgttattttcagtcagaacacattTCCCATGGCATTATTTTGAATCACCAACAAGTCCAGATATTTAACATGGCGAATATCTTATGGGTGTCGACGACTCATCTGCGATAGTCTCAGatcacgtctttgatagttcacactttGTGATTTTTACTCAAgtgaatgagcaccgatttgcctgtgatttcaggcatttgtcagcgAGTCAAAATTGCGGCTAAAAtaatgcagtctgaactcgacattacttgagatgtttttgtatttgcttttgcacataacacaaaaatattgattttatttagcaGTTTCTCCTCGTCAGTACAGGGTGCATGTTTACGAGAGCGATTGTTTATGTTTATGCGCATTGCCCTACTGATGGATACCTCAGATGTGcctgtgctttgtttcaaacagagaAAGTCGTGAGTGCATTCGAGGTATACACCATTTGCACAGTGCTTGTGAACGTGCACCCaatactgacactgaagagaagaaactgttggataaagtcattattttatgttcacCAAAAGTATATCGTAGCTTGATGATATTtgaattgaaccactgaaggcatgtgATCTGtgttaaaggtgtttttttttgttgtttttctggactttgaatgagcTGTGAACATTGCTGCATAttaaggatgagagagctcccagattaaatctaaaatagcttcaattgtgttctgaagacaaacgaaggtctcagggtttcagaacgacatgagggtgaggaATTATTAACAGGAgcttcatttttgggtaaacaaaCCCCTTAAATTGATTCCAttctttatttgatttaataaaatgacatttaacacaaattgtattcatatttggAGAGCGGAGCTTTTAGAACTCTTTGCTGCTTTCCAATTGGTGGAATTTGAATATAGCATCCTGTGTAATTTAGATTATGTAATGATTGCTCCTAAagcattgtttaatttatttgttttacatataaGCTCAATAAATATGAATCGATTTGTTCACCAAAAGGATACAATAGATCAGTATTTCTCacccacattcctggaggaccacctaCACGCCTAATTCAGGTCAGCAGCTCATTAAcaaagactgaaagacctgtaatgggtgtgacatccaaaacatggttgagaaacactgcaataGATGAACAACCACATGGTTCATAACAGGTTTTTCTTTAAaggtttactgtattttaatatcaaatttcattttaaatttcaacaACATGaagttttaaatgacaaaactctAATTTTGCATAATATAGAAAGTAAATGGTTACTTTTATAAGAggctttttattatatatatatatatacatacatacatacatacatacatacatatatacatatatatatatatatatatatatatatatatatatatatatatatatatatatatatatatatatatatatatttggaaccCAAATAATGCAGTATCATTCAGATTGTAGGAAATATTTGACTTTTAACTGGACTGCTGCAGATTATGGTTACATTAGTCCATAGATGGCCTTGTTTCCATGCTGAAAGGGTTTATAAGATGTTTTTACCCAAGAACATGATACGTGATAGATGCAAGAActcattataaaatgatttaaactCCACCCTTATGACCAGAGCTCTGTAATTGCAGTCATCATTTTTAAGCATAGTCAGCAAAGGTCAAATCTTTCTTCATGGAGTCATAATTAGGTCAACTGCATGTCAGTCATTACTTGTGTTTGCCAATTAAGAGTCACTAAACTTGCGTATACTAAGGGTTagtgatttggtaaaaaaaaaaatcaaaagggaaCCTGTAATGTCTTACACTCAATCCATATAGAGGCAGATCAGATGAAATCCTCCTAGAACCATGAGAACCAGCTTGATGTGTTTTATCTAAATCAGAAAATCTATTTGTTATAGGCCTACTAGGAAtcattcacccaaaattaaaattccatcattatttactctcatgcGGTTTAAAAGATGCATACCCCTAAATTTCAGCTACTGAAAGCTTCCTATTTCCATTTCAGTCTGAAATAGTTTTGAAGGATCAAAGTCATATGCCAAAACAGTATAATATTGACAGTATAATATCTCATGTTATCTCTAAATCAAGGGTTCAACAATGGAAAGAAGTAAactataaaaaaagattttgtaaACTATGACTATATCTAGCTTAGAAAAGCCATTCTATGTCATATGTGATTAGTTATTCAGAAAGGAGTTTTTAGAGTttagcattttgctaaatatatGGATTATattacacaattattttatttttatttacaaattacaaatttaaaatacttttttggcAACACACCCAAATGAAAAAAAGATCCTGAAAATGAAAACAGTCAACAATCTTTGCTATAAAATTGTTTTGAAGCATAGTCAAATTTTTCGttctatttacatttatatttttatttagtttgtgcaTATTTCATTAAAAGAAATTAAGAAATAGTCATATATTTGTCCAATTGCATCCTAAGCATATTTGGTAAACTttctctttaaagggatagttcacccaaaaatgtaaattccatGATCATTTACTCAACTTCCACTTGTTACAaatctgtttaagtttctttcttttgttgaaaataacttgcatatattttattcccctactatggatatcaatgacTACAATgtttccaacatacttcaaaatatttcCCATTGTGTTAAAAATGAACCTCAGGAAGGTGAGTTAatagtgacagaattttcatttttgattgaactatTCCTTAAAGGACTAACAAGTACCTTTGTTGTCATTTATCCAAAAGTCTCCAACTACAAAATTCCCCGAAGATACCCAAAGGTGCGGTCTGATCTGATCCAGCACCTCCCGCAGGAAGCGTGGACAGCGGTGACAGTGACCCGGGCCGCTTCACAGGTCCCCACAGGAGGCAGAAGTCTGGAGGCAGGGCCCGGGGGCTCGTGGCAGCGCTAGTTCAGACCTCAACAAAGGAAATGGAGGTCAGTGTTGGTCGACTCTGCCCCGGCGCAGGAAGCTCACTTTGGCAGCGGAAAGAAATACAATACTGGACTTTCACAAAGCAACAGCCCGCACGGGAGTCCACGGTGCTAAAACACTCAAACAAACGAGCTCATTCTCAGCCCTATACTGTCAATATTCCTATTGTTCGCTGCTGACTTTGACAGgatcaaataaatattttgaagcagCGATTTGCACACAAAAAACACCTTATCATTCAGTCATCAGGCCACATGGGGAACATGATGTTGTGAAGTGTGAGCTATGACCTGTTTGGAGACCCTCCAGAACCAGTGTGAATAATCGTGTAGTTGACAAATAGGCagtaaaaaaacactattttaaaatagaaaaggaTATGTTCACGTAGTTCAGAGTCTGATATTTAAGAAAACATAAGAGCTCACTAACtttattaattctttcattttttataaaatttttgtaCCTTAAATACATCCCgtgacaacaaaaaataaatctaatattaatcatttaaaaatactgtagtgTGAGAGCAGTTTATATTCATTGTTGGACACTTTTCTTCATATATTGCGTTATATATGTAATTATCAATGACTTCTTCAAGGACGTTTTCAATAAACAGTGCTGTCACACCAAAGGAAATCACAACTTAACTTTATAGTGGTTCTAAAAAAGTTTAAATGTGTGAGCTCCTTCACATGGGGATTCAGTCACAAGATTTTGAATGGTGTTCTTCAACTTGGTAAAGCTTTCTGTGGAATGGGTTATATgctcagctagtgtttttcagccaatgatgaacttcctggtgaaaggtttatgtgactatttcaatagtatctggatgcagcctttatgatgcaagctgagattgcatcactcagtggggtaaaataaattttaatattttaacgaCAGGGCGTggaaaaaatataatttcattcagtgcttcttgtttggtctgattctgatacccactttatatcgtatttCAGCCAGgtagtgaagatcgctgttttttttaaagaaa
Protein-coding regions in this window:
- the ndufa8 gene encoding NADH dehydrogenase [ubiquinone] 1 alpha subcomplex subunit 8; amino-acid sequence: MPDVVEIPTLEELNVKEVNVSSAVLKAAAHHFGSQCDKPSKEFMLCRWEEKDPRKCLEEGRKVNDCAFNFFRQIKGNCAESFTEYWTCLDYSNMAELRRCRKQQHEFDNCVLDKLGWKRPELGELSKVTKVQTARPLPENPYHSRPRPEPNTPIEAELQPAKHGSRLFFWNW